The proteins below come from a single Microtus pennsylvanicus isolate mMicPen1 chromosome 13, mMicPen1.hap1, whole genome shotgun sequence genomic window:
- the LOC142833592 gene encoding interferon alpha-12 yields the protein MARPCAFLMAMVLMSYWSTCSLGCDLPQTHNLRNKRALTLLAQMRRLSPLSCLKDRKDFAFPLEKVDAQQIQKTQAIPVLQELTQQVLILFSSENSSAAWETTLLDTFCTGLHQQLKDLQVCLIQQVGVQEPPLSQEDSLVAVRKYFHRITAYLREKKHSPCAWEVVRAEVWRALSSSAELLARLSEEE from the coding sequence ATGGCCAGACCCTGTGCTTTCCTGATGGCCATGGTACTAATGAGCTACTGGTCAACCTGCTCTCTGGGATGTGACCTGCCTCAGACTCATAACCTCAGGAACAAGAGAGCCTTGACACTCCTGGCACAAATGAGGagactctcccctctctcctgcctcaagGACAGAAAGGACTTTGCATTCCCTCTAGAGAAGGTGGATGCCCAACAGATCCAGAAGACTCAAGCCATCCCTGTCCTGCAGGAGCTGACCCAGCAGGTCCTCATCCTCTTCAGCTCAGAGAACTCATCTGCTGCTTGGGAGACAACCCTCCTAGACACATTCTGCACTGGCCTCCACCAGCAGCTCAAGGACCTGCAGGTCTGTCTGATACAGCAGGTTGGGGTACAGGAACCTCCCCTGAGCCAGGAAGACTCCCTGGTGGCTGTGAGGAAATACTTCCACAGGATCACTGCCTAcctgagagagaagaaacacagcCCCTGTGCCTGGGAGGTGGTGAGAGCAGAAGTCTGGAGAGCCCTGTCTTCCTCAGCTGAGTTGCTGGCAAGATTGAGTGAGGAGGAGTGA
- the LOC142834284 gene encoding interferon alpha-6-like: MVPVLLLLMSINLGCSTACSLDWSAFWRINSQRTDTLQLLKEMKIMPVLSCLQDRTDFKCPWKKGHIIQGKQREAATFCYSEMLRQVLQLFRPQATRDAWPERTLGRLLTSLLSGLEALEGTAEQTPPCLPTLAMAIRSYFLRISRYLEEKGYSPCSWEIVRAEMQVALSTFPVPAERTSRKRRSSMQESPLR, translated from the coding sequence atggtgcctgtgcttctgctcTTGATGAGCATAAACCTGGGCTGCAGCACAGCTTGCTCACTTGACTGGAGTGCATTTTGGAGAATCAATTCCCAGCGCACTGACACCCTACAGTTATTAAAAGAGATGAAAATCATGCCGGTCCTCTCCTGCCTACAAGACAGAACCGATTTTAAATGTCCCTGGAAGAAAGGCCATATCAtccaaggaaagcagagagaagcagccaCCTTTTGCTACTCTGAGATGCTCAGGCAGGTTCTCCAGCTCTTCAGGCCACAGGCCACAAGAGATGCCTGGCCAGAGAGGACTCTCGGGCGGCTTCTCACTAGCCTGTTGAGTGGCCTAGAGGCTCTGGAGGGGACAGCGGAACAAACACCTCCCTGTCTGCCTACTTTGGCCATGGCCATCCGCTCCTACTTCTTACGAATCTCCCGCTATCTGGAGGAAAAGGGATACAGCCCTTGCTCCTGGGAGATTGTCAGAGCAGAAATGCAAGTGGCCCTTTCCACATTCCCGGTGCCTGCAGAGAGAACctccaggaagagaagaagctCCATGCAGGAATCCCCTCTGAGGTGA
- the LOC142834285 gene encoding interferon alpha-6-like yields MAIRSYFLRISRYLEEKGYSPCSWEIVRAEMQVALSTFPVPAERTSRKRRSSMQESPLRMVPVLLLLMSINLGCSTACSLDWSAFWRINSQRTDTLQLLKEMKIMPVLSCLQDRTDFKCPWKKGHIIQGKQREAATFCYSEMLRQVLQLFRPQATRDAWPERTLGRLLTSLLSGLEALEGTAEQTPPCLPTLAMAIRSYFLRISRYLEEKGYSPCSWEIVRAEMQVALSTFPVPAERTSRKRRSSMQESPLR; encoded by the exons ATGGCCATCCGCTCCTACTTCTTACGAATCTCCCGCTATCTGGAGGAAAAGGGATACAGCCCTTGCTCCTGGGAGATTGTCAGAGCAGAAATGCAAGTGGCCCTTTCCACATTCCCGGTGCCTGCAGAGAGAACctccaggaagagaagaagctCCATGCAGGAATCCCCTCTGAG gatggtgcctgtgcttctgctcTTGATGAGCATAAACCTGGGCTGCAGCACAGCTTGCTCACTTGACTGGAGTGCATTTTGGAGAATCAATTCCCAGCGCACTGACACCCTACAGTTATTAAAAGAGATGAAAATCATGCCGGTCCTCTCCTGCCTACAAGACAGAACCGATTTTAAATGTCCCTGGAAGAAAGGCCATATCAtccaaggaaagcagagagaagcagccaCCTTTTGCTACTCTGAGATGCTCAGGCAGGTTCTCCAGCTCTTCAGGCCACAGGCCACAAGAGATGCCTGGCCAGAGAGGACTCTCGGGCGGCTTCTCACTAGCCTGTTGAGTGGCCTAGAGGCTCTGGAGGGGACAGCGGAACAAACACCTCCCTGTCTGCCTACTTTGGCCATGGCCATCCGCTCCTACTTCTTACGAATCTCCCGCTATCTGGAGGAAAAGGGATACAGCCCTTGCTCCTGGGAGATTGTCAGAGCAGAAATGCAAGTGGCCCTTTCCACATTCCCGGTGCCTGCAGAGAGAACctccaggaagagaagaagctCCATGCAGGAATCCCCTCTGAGGTGA
- the LOC142833599 gene encoding interferon alpha-12-like, with amino-acid sequence MPRLCDFLIALVLMSYWSTCSLGCDLPQTHNLRNKGALTLLAQMRRLSPLSCLKDRKDFAFPLEKVDAQQIQKTQAIPVLQELTQQVLILFSSENSSAAWETTLLDTFCTGLHQQLKDLQACLMQQVEVQEAPLSQEDSLVAVRKYFHRITLYLREKKHSPCAWEVVRAEVWRALSSSAELLARLSEEKE; translated from the coding sequence ATGCCTAGGCTCTGTGATTTCCTGATAGCCCTGGTGCTGATGAGCTACTGGTCAACCTGCTCTCTGGGATGTGACCTGCCTCAGACTCATAACCTCAGGAACAAGGGAGCCTTGACACTCCTGGCACAAATGAGGagactctcccctctctcctgcctcaagGACAGAAAGGACTTTGCATTCCCTCTGGAGAAGGTGGATGCCCAACAGATCCAGAAGACTCAAGCCATTCCTGTCCTGCAGGAGCTGACCCAGCAGGTCCTCATCCTCTTCAGCTCAGAGAACTCATCTGCTGCTTGGGAGACAACCCTCCTAGACACATTCTGCACTGGCCTCCACCAGCAGCTCAAGGACCTGCAGGCCTGTCTGATGCAGCAGGTTGAGGTGCAGGAAGCTCCCCTGAGCCAGGAAGACTCCCTGGTGGCTGTGAGGAAATACTTCCACAGGATCACTCTCTAcctgagagagaagaaacacagcCCCTGTGCCTGGGAGGTGGTGAGAGCAGAAGTCTGGAGAGCCCTGTCTTCCTCAGCTGAGTTGCTGGCAAGATTGAGTGAGGAGAAGGAGTAA